From the genome of Nitrospinota bacterium, one region includes:
- a CDS encoding heme-copper oxidase subunit III yields MSAHATTTGQHWDTSTAPLLVAVGCLLAVPLPFASYFQYNSLGMAVGFLGIGVPVLLSGIAIWVQEGVSQKHDQFGYSQMALPIFITSEVLIFLGLFTSYWALRLLAPSWPPAGTPHIGTTIPIIMTILLVTSSYTYHLAEGKLEEGDTGGFKSMLGLTMLLGVLFLGLSMFEYNHLIGENFTPSANIFGSAFYSITGFHAAHVLIGLCTFIAVLLPALKGKTNMDFVKCAGVYWHFVDIVWFFVVSQIYFW; encoded by the coding sequence GCGCTCATGCAACAACAACCGGGCAGCACTGGGATACCAGTACGGCGCCCCTATTGGTGGCGGTGGGGTGTTTACTCGCCGTGCCGCTGCCATTCGCCAGCTATTTCCAGTACAACAGCCTGGGAATGGCGGTGGGATTTTTGGGGATCGGGGTGCCGGTCCTGCTGTCGGGCATTGCGATCTGGGTGCAGGAAGGCGTAAGCCAGAAGCACGACCAGTTCGGCTATTCCCAAATGGCGTTGCCCATATTCATCACTTCAGAAGTGCTTATTTTTCTCGGCCTGTTCACAAGCTATTGGGCGCTTCGGCTTCTGGCCCCCTCGTGGCCGCCAGCGGGGACGCCGCACATTGGCACCACCATTCCCATTATAATGACCATCCTGCTTGTAACATCAAGCTATACCTACCACCTCGCGGAAGGGAAGTTGGAGGAAGGGGATACGGGCGGATTTAAGTCCATGCTCGGTCTTACCATGCTGCTGGGAGTTTTGTTCCTGGGGCTGAGCATGTTCGAATATAACCATCTCATCGGCGAAAACTTCACTCCGTCGGCCAACATTTTCGGGTCGGCGTTCTATTCCATAACCGGTTTCCACGCCGCGCACGTTTTGATCGGACTTTGCACGTTCATCGCCGTTTTGCTTCCGGCGTTGAAGGGGAAGACGAACATGGATTTCGTGAAATGCGCCGGGGTGTACTGGCACTTCGTCGACATTGTATGGTTCTTCGTCGTTTCGCAGATATATTTCTGGTAG
- a CDS encoding SCO family protein has product MKKAAFGMFSRMALRILFFVALATGIASAEYGRIADSAIDVSTLKIDESKYLGKKLNGEIALVDQDGIRFNLKDMFGKPLILILSYYACDGVCSTVNADLRDVLAKAGNVEIGKDFNVLTISFDKNDTAGAITHFRSDLSLPPNQARAWKHALALNSKDVADLAAGIGFKYFWSPSDRMFFHPNVYIFISPSGRAARYLYASSVGALDLEVALTETAGDKLSPSQIGNLLVSYCYSYNYKVGKYTLNLPLFIGLGSLTIGGISFLVAAYVHKRKRTN; this is encoded by the coding sequence ATGAAAAAAGCGGCATTCGGGATGTTCTCGCGCATGGCGTTGCGGATATTATTTTTTGTGGCGCTTGCCACGGGGATAGCCTCCGCCGAGTATGGCCGCATTGCCGATTCCGCGATAGATGTTTCAACTCTCAAGATCGACGAAAGCAAATATTTAGGGAAGAAGCTTAATGGCGAAATAGCCCTTGTGGACCAGGATGGGATCCGTTTCAACCTCAAGGATATGTTCGGCAAGCCGCTTATTCTCATTCTTTCCTACTACGCGTGCGACGGGGTCTGTTCCACCGTGAATGCCGACCTGAGGGATGTCCTCGCAAAGGCCGGAAACGTGGAGATAGGAAAGGATTTCAACGTGCTGACCATTTCGTTCGATAAAAACGATACCGCCGGGGCTATCACCCATTTCCGCAGCGACCTTTCCCTTCCCCCTAACCAAGCCAGGGCATGGAAACATGCCCTGGCTCTTAATTCCAAAGATGTGGCGGATTTGGCCGCCGGGATCGGTTTCAAGTATTTCTGGTCGCCCAGCGATCGGATGTTCTTCCATCCCAACGTGTACATCTTCATATCTCCCTCGGGAAGGGCCGCCCGTTATCTGTACGCATCCAGCGTGGGGGCACTCGACTTGGAAGTGGCTTTGACCGAAACGGCGGGGGACAAGTTGAGCCCCAGCCAGATCGGCAATCTGCTTGTCAGTTACTGCTACAGCTACAACTATAAAGTTGGGAAGTACACCCTGAACCTCCCGCTTTTCATCGGCCTCGGCTCGCTTACTATCGGGGGTATCTCGTTTCTTGTCGCCGCTTATGTTCACAAAAGAAAAAGAACCAATTAA
- the coxB gene encoding cytochrome c oxidase subunit II has product MRYVSALRILGAVALTAVPAFASGGGGEIADPAHGWDVLWEHVLLDLFIIGGLFAVVAAYWLFKYRADSPTEVGTGPTLTRAQMFGWTLIPAFIFMADDFYLAANGWTLWNTYRTVPKDALEVKVTASMWSWSFEYDNGATSDVLKVPAGRPVVLRMTSEDVVHSFFLPKHRVKEDVMPGRVTYLWFYPKEAGKTYVTCTEFCGAQHAEMNADVEAIPAEEFNTWLASAGAKAAPAAAGEQPATAPGSAL; this is encoded by the coding sequence ATGCGTTATGTCTCAGCATTAAGAATTTTGGGAGCGGTTGCGCTAACCGCCGTTCCCGCGTTCGCGTCCGGCGGGGGAGGGGAAATCGCCGATCCCGCCCACGGATGGGATGTGCTCTGGGAGCACGTTCTGCTCGACCTATTCATCATCGGCGGCCTGTTCGCGGTGGTTGCCGCCTACTGGCTGTTCAAGTACCGGGCGGATAGTCCGACCGAGGTGGGAACAGGCCCCACGCTTACGCGGGCGCAGATGTTCGGATGGACACTCATTCCGGCGTTTATCTTCATGGCGGACGACTTTTACCTTGCCGCGAACGGATGGACCCTCTGGAACACCTACCGGACCGTCCCCAAGGACGCGCTGGAGGTCAAGGTGACCGCTTCGATGTGGTCATGGAGCTTTGAGTATGACAATGGCGCCACTTCGGATGTTCTGAAGGTTCCGGCGGGGCGGCCCGTCGTGCTGCGGATGACGAGCGAAGATGTTGTCCACTCGTTCTTTTTGCCGAAGCACCGGGTGAAAGAAGACGTGATGCCCGGGCGGGTAACGTATCTCTGGTTCTACCCCAAAGAGGCGGGGAAAACCTATGTGACCTGCACCGAATTCTGCGGGGCGCAACACGCCGAGATGAACGCCGACGTTGAGGCGATTCCGGCGGAGGAGTTTAACACTTGGTTGGCATCGGCCGGCGCCAAGGCCGCGCCGGCGGCCGCCGGCGAGCAGCCTGCCACCGCACCGGGCAGCGCCCTATAA